The segment TTTCTTCTTTCGTTAATTGAAACATAAAATGTCCGTCATTCTGAAATGATTCAGAATCTGCGTGAAAAAAATAGCCTCACCTAAATCCTCTCCAAAAGAGAGGACTTTTTTATTGCTCTTGAAGGTCTTCTATTGTTATAGCTTCATCATTGTATATTAAATATGGATTAAGGTCAATTTCTAATTCTTCTATCCCTCCTGTATAATAAAGTTTAAGTCGAATAGGATTATTTTGGGCTGCTGAAAATGAATTATGTTTAATATCTAATTCGTATTTTCCATATGAACTTTTTTCATTTTGGAACAATGGGCTCGTATTAGGAATTGAGTATATTAGATAATTATTTTCATTTCTAAGGAAAAATCTTCCAATAGGATTAATACCCAAAGGAAATCCGAAGTTCACAATTGTTCCTTGAATAGCGATTTCGAGCTTGTAATTTTTTTCGATTGTGCTACCGATATTTTCAATATGAAAAATCATTTTTAATTTTAATTTTCCAATCTTTTTGTCATAAAAACCATTTGGAGCTATAGAAATTTCAGGACTTGCTAATTTTAACTGTGTTTTTTCTTTTTTGAAGTAAAGATTTCTTACTTCATATTCTTCCATTTGCACAGAATTAAAATTATACCTGCGGTAATAACGTTTATCATGAGCCATGTGTGGTACCGCAACATCATTAGGTATTTTTACAATGTATATGGATTTAGCAAGATCATCATCGTATCGAATAGGAAAAATTTGAAGCCCTTCTATTTTATTAAAAATGGTTGATTGAATAACTTGTTCTAACCATTCTTTTGTAAAAATATTTCCATCAATAAATGATAAGCTTTCAGGTAAATTATCTTTTTCTTTGATTCCATATATTATAAGACCTCCATCAGAATTTGCAAAAGCAGAAACATCTTTGGAAATTTCTTTCTTTTTACCGTCTGTTTTTTCGAGAGCTCCAGATTCTTTGTAATCTAATTTTAAAGATTCCTCCGTTTTATCACGGAGAAGTTGGTCTATGTCTGCTTGTGTGTATTCTGTTTTGTTGAAAAAATCGGTCATGGTTTGTGAAGCTACAGCCTTTGAATAAATAAAAAAATATTTTCAAAAAATTATTTTTTCGAATCGGCTTTAATCTCTTTTTGATCTTTGGCTTCAAATTCTTTCACCAATTCGTCATCACTTTTGCCCAAATTCTGGATGGCTGCTTTGGCATCTTGTGCAAAGGTTGCGTTCGGATATTTCGTAATTACTTCCTGATAAAAAATATGCGCTTTTGCAGTATCTTTTAAAAAGCTATCGTAAATATATCCTTGTAAAAACACGCTTTCTACAATTAATTTATACGTTGGGTATTTTCCAGTAATCGTTTGGTAATACGACAAAGCTTGCGGATATTTACCAATGGCAGTAGATACTTCGCCAGCTTTAAATAAACAATCTGCAGCGTTGGAATCATTCGGAAATGCAAAAGCGAAATCGGTATATGCTTGTATTGCTTTCACAGCTGTGGCATTGTCGAGTTGCGTTTCACCTTTCATTTGTATTTCATACTTTTTAATTTGTGCAATACACGTGTCCTTATCAGGCGCAGTAGTTGAACTTGTTTTGCTATTTTGTTTACAAGCCGAAACGCTTATCAATAAAGCAGAAGCGTACAAAAATATTTTTTTAGATATGTTCATCAGTTTTGTTTTTTTATTTTTTTAAAGGGAATTTCATTTTATAATCTACCTCCACTTTTCCTTTGGAGATGTCGTTTAGTTTTCGTTTTAACAATCTTTTACGCAATGGATTCATGCGATCGGTAAATAAAATTCCATCAATGTGATCGTATTCGTGTTGAATAATTCGCGCTGCCAAACCTTTGTATTTCTCATCGAAAAAATTAAAATTTTCATCGTAATACTGAATGCGAATATGTGGTTTCCGGTCAATGTCTTCGCGTACTTTAGGAATACTCAAACAGCCTTCGTTAAATTCCCATTCTTTACCCGTTTCTTCAATAATTTGTGCATTGATAAACACTTTTTTAAACGTTTTCAGAAATTCATCCGTTTTCTTTTTGTCTTCATCATCCGCAAAGGGCGCGGCATCCACAATAAATAAACGTACAGAAACACCCACTTGAGGAGCAGCCAAACCTACACCTTTGGCACTGTACATGGTTTCAAACATATTGGCGATGAGTTCGTCTAATTTCGGATATTTTTTATCAATCTCCGCCCCTAATTTTTTCAGAACAGGATGACCGTAAGCCACAATTGGTAAAATCATTTCGAAGCGTTTTTTAAAGTTTTTAATTCCATATACGATTGCAAAATAATGGTTGCACTAATTTTATCAATAGTTTCTTTGTTGCGTCTATCTTTTTTTGATGAACCGCCATCAATCATTGTTTTTAAAGCCATTTTAGAAGTAAAGCGTTCGTCCATTCTTTCTATCGGCATCTCAGGAAATTTTTTCTTCAATTGCTTGATAAATAATTCTACCGCTTGTGCAGATTGTGAAGGCGTATTGTCCATTTGTTTCGGCTCGCCTACTACGATACATTCTACTTTTTCTGTTTTTAAATATTGATTTAAAAAATCTAAAATTTCGGTTGCATGCACCGTTGTAAGTGCGGTTGCAATTAATTGAAATTCATCTGTAACCGCTATTCCTACTCGTTTTGTTCCGTAATCAATTGCTACTATTCGCGCCATGTTCGGCAAAAATAAGTATTTTTTGTAAAATAATTGGGTGTCAAAAGCTTATTCAGCCTTTTTAGGTATAAAGCGTACTGAAAATTATGTTTTAAAATTTCAATTTTTTCAAGATTTTTTAGCATTTGAAAAATTATTTTTTCGAAGCACAAAATTTCGTATAAAAAAAGGTCTTCAAAAAAATATTTTTTTGAAGACCTAAAAACGGCTGAAAAAAATTATTCTGGATTATTATTGGTTGTTAATTTATTCATTGACATCATTTCCTTCATGGTGCGCTGCATTCCTTCTGGAGAGCCATCTAAGAAAATAACATTTCCTTTAGAGTTTTCAGCAAAATGTTTAATCGCTTCTGTCCACATCGTAAATAAAATAACGCCGGTATCTAATTTGGCATCTTGCATTTCTTTCGCTGCAACGCTCATTCCCTTGGCGACCTCCTCACGAAAAAGCGCGATTCCTTGTCCTTGCAATTGCGCAGCTTCACGTTCTGCTTGTGCCGAAATTTTAATCGCATTTCCTTCTGCTTCCGCCGCTTTTGTTTTGGTGATGAGTAACGCTTGTCCTTCGTTCTCTGCCGCAGCTTTTAGGTTATTGGATGCTACTACTTGCGACATGGATTTCATAATCGCTTCATCAAAAGTAATGTCGTTTATTTGTAAATCTTGTAAGTGATAACCCCATGTTTCAAGGGTTCTATCAATTTGTTCTTTTACAGAAATAATAATTTCTCTACGCAAAGAAAGCATTTCGGATTGTTTTTTTGTGGCAACGTAAGAACGGATAGAACCTTCTACTGTGCGGATAAGCGCTTGCATCAAGTTTTTTTCATCTACAAATTTAAAGGCGACATTTTTGATGGTTTCTTCGTTTTGATCGAGCACCGAAAAAAGTAACATCGCTTTAAAATATACATTTGCCTGATCGGCTGTAACTGCCTGAAATTCTAATTCTACCGAGCGATTTTGAATGGAAATTTTACGGTAAATATTTTCTACCAAAGGGAGTATAAAAGTTAATCCCGGACGAATAATACGTTTGTATTTTCCGAAAACTGTTACCACTGCAATGTAGCCTTGTTGAACAGTTACAATTCCTTTAAAAAGGAGAAGTATGACAATTACGATGAGTACGTAAGCAACGATGCTGGTTTCCATAATTTTTATTTTTTTGAAGTGTAAAGATAGAATAAATTTAATCGTTGAAAAGCATTTCAACAGCTTTATCTAAAACAGCATCATTCTTTTCTGCGGAAGCTATTCCGGCTTCTTTCAAGGCGATTAAATTATCAGGTTTTACATCGTCCATATCGGATGAAGCCATGCCAAGTTCAGGTACAATGCGAATGTAATTTTGAGGAACATCTGCCGCATCAAAAAGTTGCGCCAATTGAAAATCAATCGTTTCGGACGCGCCCGACATCATAATATCCAACACGGGTTCCACCCATCCAATACTTCCCCAACCTTTTGCTTTGTTGTATTTATAAGGCTTTTTAACTTGTCCGGTACCAATTGAAAGCATAAACATATCTTTTGCGGTAATACCTTTTTCACTGTTTTCTTTTTTGAAAATTTGTCGTACTTCCGCGTAAGCACACAAAGCAGGATTGTTTGCAAACACGCCACCATCAATTAAAGGATACGAAACTTCGGACATAGATTTTACTAAAGCGGGTTCAAAATAAGTGGGAGCGGCAGAAGTAGCACGCGCCACATCGCGTAAAAAATAATCGTAACCAGGTTTTGCTTTGGCATCGTGTTGCGTAAAAAAATGCGTATTGCGATTAAAAATATCGTACGAAGTAATGATACAAGGACGCAAAAGCTGACTCAATTTTACATCTTGCAAATAAGTAAGTAATAGTTTTTCCAAAGTTTTTGCAGGATATTTTTCATCGCGTAAGCCGCCTAAAGATTCTATTTTTTTACCAAGATTGGATTTGAAAATACCCGAACCGCTTTGTAAATATAGATTCACGGCATTTTCTGCAGAAAATAAAGGACGCTCTGGATTATTCGCATCTGGAAATAAATAAATGCAAGTTAAAATGCCGCCAGTGCTGGTGCCAGCAATAAAATCAAAGTAATCGGCTAAAAGTGCAGCAGGATTTTGTGCTTTTTCTTGAATTTTTTTTTCGAGCGTAACTAATATTTGTCCTGGTAAAATACCGCGTATTCCGCCGCCATCAATGGATAATATACGTGTGTATTTTGACATTCGCCGAAATTTTATTTTTAGTAAATGTAAAAATTATTTTTTTGAAAACGATTTTTATGCTTTGAAAAAATATTTTTTCAAACGACTTTTTTTCGTCTGCTTAAAAATAATAATCCGCAAAAAGTAAACAATCCGTTTAAAATTAAAATTTCAAATCCGAATTTATAACCGTTCAATAATTTTTCTGAATTTTCGCTGATAATATAGCAAAGTAGGGGAGAAGCGAGGCAAATAAAAGGCACGCCTTTATCTTTTACTTGTCGTTTCATAAACAATCCGAAAGCATATAAACCGAGCAATGGTCCGTAGGTATAACCAGCGATACTGAATAATTTTTGAATCACAGCTTGATCATTTATGGCTCGAAAAACAACAATTGTTATCAATAAAATAATCGCGAAACCGATGTGTACAGTGTAACGCAGACGCTCCTTTTTTTTCTCGTCTGAAAAATTATTTTTTTGAAAGCCTAAAAAATCAATACAAAAAGAAGTAGTTAAAGCTGTTAAAGCCGCATCGGCACTTGGATATGCGGCAGAAATCAATCCGATAACAAAAACGAGTCCGGCAAACGGACCGAGATAGTTTATTGCAATTGTTGGAAATAACATGTCTGTATTGTTAGGAATAGCAATGCTTTGGTGTTTTGCGTAGAGGTATAAAACAGCGCCGAGATAAAGAAAAAGTAAATTCACAATCACCAACACAAAACTAAACGTAAACATGTTTTTTTGCGCTTCTTTTAAATTTTTGCAACTCAAATTTTTCTGCATCATTTCTTGATCAAGTCCTGTCATGACAATGGAAATAAACATTCCGCTAAAAAAATCTTTCACGAAAAAATGTTTGTCGTGCCAATCTGAAAAAATAATTTTTGAGAAGCCGCTATTTCCAACGGCAGAAAGCATTCCGCTAATTGAAAAATTTAATTTGTGCATGATAATGACGATGGATAAAAATACGCCGAGCAACATAAAAGTGGTTTGTAAAGTATCCGTCCAAACGATTGTTTTGATACCGCCTTTGTAAGTGTATAAAAGAATCAAAATGATGAAAATAGCGACTGTTAAAGCGAACGGGATGTGCCAAGAATCTAACACAAATTTTTGCAATACATCAACTACCAAAAACATTCGGAAAGAAGCGCCAATAATGCGCGAAATAATAAAGAAAAACGCGCCTGTTTTGTACGACCAAAAACCAAAACGTTGTTCTAAATACGCGTAAATGGAAGTGAGTTGTAAGCGATAATA is part of the Bacteroidia bacterium genome and harbors:
- a CDS encoding ATP-binding protein codes for the protein MTDFFNKTEYTQADIDQLLRDKTEESLKLDYKESGALEKTDGKKKEISKDVSAFANSDGGLIIYGIKEKDNLPESLSFIDGNIFTKEWLEQVIQSTIFNKIEGLQIFPIRYDDDLAKSIYIVKIPNDVAVPHMAHDKRYYRRYNFNSVQMEEYEVRNLYFKKEKTQLKLASPEISIAPNGFYDKKIGKLKLKMIFHIENIGSTIEKNYKLEIAIQGTIVNFGFPLGINPIGRFFLRNENNYLIYSIPNTSPLFQNEKSSYGKYELDIKHNSFSAAQNNPIRLKLYYTGGIEELEIDLNPYLIYNDEAITIEDLQEQ
- a CDS encoding tetratricopeptide repeat protein, coding for MNISKKIFLYASALLISVSACKQNSKTSSTTAPDKDTCIAQIKKYEIQMKGETQLDNATAVKAIQAYTDFAFAFPNDSNAADCLFKAGEVSTAIGKYPQALSYYQTITGKYPTYKLIVESVFLQGYIYDSFLKDTAKAHIFYQEVITKYPNATFAQDAKAAIQNLGKSDDELVKEFEAKDQKEIKADSKK
- the def gene encoding peptide deformylase, with product MILPIVAYGHPVLKKLGAEIDKKYPKLDELIANMFETMYSAKGVGLAAPQVGVSVRLFIVDAAPFADDEDKKKTDEFLKTFKKVFINAQIIEETGKEWEFNEGCLSIPKVREDIDRKPHIRIQYYDENFNFFDEKYKGLAARIIQHEYDHIDGILFTDRMNPLRKRLLKRKLNDISKGKVEVDYKMKFPLKK
- the ruvX gene encoding Holliday junction resolvase RuvX — its product is MARIVAIDYGTKRVGIAVTDEFQLIATALTTVHATEILDFLNQYLKTEKVECIVVGEPKQMDNTPSQSAQAVELFIKQLKKKFPEMPIERMDERFTSKMALKTMIDGGSSKKDRRNKETIDKISATIILQSYMELKTLKNASK
- a CDS encoding SPFH domain-containing protein, which encodes METSIVAYVLIVIVILLLFKGIVTVQQGYIAVVTVFGKYKRIIRPGLTFILPLVENIYRKISIQNRSVELEFQAVTADQANVYFKAMLLFSVLDQNEETIKNVAFKFVDEKNLMQALIRTVEGSIRSYVATKKQSEMLSLRREIIISVKEQIDRTLETWGYHLQDLQINDITFDEAIMKSMSQVVASNNLKAAAENEGQALLITKTKAAEAEGNAIKISAQAEREAAQLQGQGIALFREEVAKGMSVAAKEMQDAKLDTGVILFTMWTEAIKHFAENSKGNVIFLDGSPEGMQRTMKEMMSMNKLTTNNNPE
- a CDS encoding patatin-like phospholipase family protein, whose product is MSKYTRILSIDGGGIRGILPGQILVTLEKKIQEKAQNPAALLADYFDFIAGTSTGGILTCIYLFPDANNPERPLFSAENAVNLYLQSGSGIFKSNLGKKIESLGGLRDEKYPAKTLEKLLLTYLQDVKLSQLLRPCIITSYDIFNRNTHFFTQHDAKAKPGYDYFLRDVARATSAAPTYFEPALVKSMSEVSYPLIDGGVFANNPALCAYAEVRQIFKKENSEKGITAKDMFMLSIGTGQVKKPYKYNKAKGWGSIGWVEPVLDIMMSGASETIDFQLAQLFDAADVPQNYIRIVPELGMASSDMDDVKPDNLIALKEAGIASAEKNDAVLDKAVEMLFND
- a CDS encoding sodium:solute symporter gives rise to the protein MNPSIILACFVLYSALLFFITWLTSRNATNETYFTGNKSSKWYIVAYGMIGASLSGVTFMSVPGWVGSTQFSYMVIVVGYLFGYAVIATVLMPMYYRLQLTSIYAYLEQRFGFWSYKTGAFFFIISRIIGASFRMFLVVDVLQKFVLDSWHIPFALTVAIFIILILLYTYKGGIKTIVWTDTLQTTFMLLGVFLSIVIIMHKLNFSISGMLSAVGNSGFSKIIFSDWHDKHFFVKDFFSGMFISIVMTGLDQEMMQKNLSCKNLKEAQKNMFTFSFVLVIVNLLFLYLGAVLYLYAKHQSIAIPNNTDMLFPTIAINYLGPFAGLVFVIGLISAAYPSADAALTALTTSFCIDFLGFQKNNFSDEKKKERLRYTVHIGFAIILLITIVVFRAINDQAVIQKLFSIAGYTYGPLLGLYAFGLFMKRQVKDKGVPFICLASPLLCYIISENSEKLLNGYKFGFEILILNGLFTFCGLLFLSRRKKVV